The following coding sequences lie in one Tichowtungia aerotolerans genomic window:
- a CDS encoding tRNA dihydrouridine synthase, producing MMLSPVQFGNVTIDFPVVLAPMAGYTDAAFRSICKDHGAGACYTEVTSAEGIRRDSQKTFQLLEVSGIDHPIAGHIFGKSVEAMVAAARYIEQLGCFDWIDINCGCPVRKVVRRGAGAALMKEPQEIGQIVRAVKKAVSLPVSVKTRIGFSPAFPDHLTIAKIIEDAGADMIAVHGRLACNFHKGDADLEKLGEIKQAVKVPMFGNGGVFAPEDAAEMVRVSGVDGVMIGRGAVGNPWLFEQIKDPAMLGPTLGDRRNVIEQHLQRLVELNIAAAPRRKNKYEPEQAACLTFRPHLAQYLKGLRGRRELMQHLNAMHEVTTIMNAVDAVLEQN from the coding sequence ATGATGCTGTCACCGGTCCAGTTTGGGAATGTCACCATTGACTTTCCGGTTGTTCTCGCGCCGATGGCGGGCTACACCGATGCTGCGTTCCGCTCCATCTGCAAGGACCACGGTGCGGGAGCCTGCTACACCGAAGTTACCAGTGCCGAAGGCATTCGCCGCGACTCTCAGAAAACGTTTCAGCTTCTGGAGGTATCCGGAATCGATCATCCGATTGCCGGACATATTTTTGGAAAATCAGTTGAGGCGATGGTCGCCGCCGCACGGTATATCGAACAGCTCGGCTGTTTCGACTGGATCGATATCAACTGCGGTTGTCCCGTGCGCAAAGTGGTTCGGCGCGGCGCGGGCGCCGCGCTGATGAAGGAGCCGCAAGAAATCGGTCAGATTGTGCGCGCCGTTAAAAAAGCAGTATCGCTCCCGGTATCCGTGAAAACCCGCATCGGATTCAGTCCGGCATTTCCGGATCATTTAACGATTGCCAAAATCATTGAGGACGCCGGAGCGGATATGATCGCCGTCCATGGGCGCCTTGCCTGCAATTTCCATAAAGGCGATGCCGATCTGGAAAAGCTGGGCGAGATCAAACAGGCTGTGAAGGTTCCAATGTTTGGAAACGGCGGCGTTTTTGCGCCGGAAGATGCTGCGGAAATGGTCCGTGTGTCAGGGGTTGACGGCGTTATGATCGGCCGCGGCGCGGTCGGCAACCCGTGGCTGTTTGAGCAGATCAAAGATCCGGCGATGCTGGGGCCGACGCTTGGCGATCGGCGGAATGTGATTGAGCAGCATTTGCAACGATTGGTTGAACTGAACATTGCGGCCGCGCCCCGCCGTAAAAACAAGTATGAGCCGGAGCAGGCGGCCTGTCTGACATTCCGTCCTCATCTGGCGCAGTATCTGAAAGGTCTTCGCGGACGGCGCGAGCTGATGCAGCATTTGAATGCAATGCATGAGGTGACAACAATTATGAATGCGGTGGATGCCGTACTGGAGCAGAATTAA
- a CDS encoding PAS domain S-box protein — MFFEILRNIAILLAFCMIYSLLFQSRNRSTFSGRCWLGVIFGLAGVLAMLTPTALFPGVLIDGRSIFVSISGLFGGWVSALIAAGVSIVCRIILGGPGAIVGCGIILSSALIGTGYHYLCRRDLSKISNFQFWLFGLFVHLIMICILPALPSNIRWEVIHLISFPVLLIYPAGTVLVCRLLLVQDEQASSKRMLAENQERLSSILRVVPTGIGLVKDRVITDLNPQVCEITGYGYDELIGKNSRMLYLSEKEYLRVGYEKHRQIAEHGTCMLESQWKRKDGTVCDVLLSATPLSPKSLVAGITFTALDITDRKRAEDALRQSIHELKMHVEQSPLAIVRWDLNFLAVEWNRAAERIFGFSRREAIGQHGTFIIPENARTQVDVVWNQLLLNSGGTRNTNENITKDGRVILCEWYNVPLLDDTGKVFGVASQVMDVTERRKIEEEWDQLMLAIEQSAEMVVITDADANIQYVNRAFEKVTGYRRDEVIGKNPRLLQSGKQSALFYRKMWKILSSGDPWSGQLVNRKKNGTIYTEDATISAVCAEDGTVINYVAVKRDVTHELDLEDQLRQAQKMEAVGQMAGGIAHDFNNLLQVIGGYAELSLMGVDETNPCWTALNEIQDASTRGKSLVSQLLAFSRRQVIHPVDLNLNVVIERLLQMIRGLIGEHISLDFIAGHNLGTIHADHGLIEQVLMNLCVNARDAMPDGGKIIVETENVLIDGDYANTHAWASPGRYVLLSVTDNGSGMDSRTVEHIFEPFFTTKEVGKGTGLGLSTVFGIVKQHEGHVTVYSELEKGTVFKIYLPIVGRKATEISREVPGPVFGGTETILIAEDDETVLKLAEHLLMDAGYTVLTACDGEEAIRVFEEHADEIDAVMFDVVMPRLGGKQALERILELRPGLPHLFASGYSENAVHTNFIQKRGLHLLSKPYQTETLLRKIREVLDEEKS; from the coding sequence ATGTTTTTTGAGATCCTGCGAAATATTGCGATCCTGCTGGCATTTTGCATGATTTACTCTCTGTTGTTTCAGTCGAGAAATCGAAGCACATTTTCGGGGCGCTGCTGGCTGGGGGTTATTTTCGGACTGGCCGGTGTACTGGCCATGCTGACTCCCACGGCGTTGTTTCCCGGCGTCTTGATTGACGGACGATCTATCTTCGTCAGTATTTCCGGGCTTTTTGGCGGTTGGGTGTCTGCGTTGATTGCTGCTGGAGTTTCAATTGTCTGCCGGATTATTCTGGGTGGCCCCGGAGCGATAGTCGGCTGCGGAATCATTCTGAGCTCTGCTTTGATTGGGACTGGATATCATTATCTTTGCCGGAGGGATTTGAGCAAGATCAGTAATTTCCAGTTCTGGCTGTTCGGGCTTTTTGTCCACTTGATCATGATTTGTATTCTGCCGGCACTTCCTTCCAATATCCGATGGGAAGTGATTCATTTGATTTCTTTTCCGGTATTATTGATTTATCCGGCCGGAACGGTGCTGGTCTGCCGATTGCTGCTGGTTCAGGATGAGCAGGCTTCTTCAAAACGAATGCTGGCTGAAAATCAGGAGAGGTTAAGCAGTATTCTGCGGGTTGTGCCGACCGGTATCGGATTGGTGAAAGATCGTGTGATTACCGATTTGAACCCTCAGGTCTGTGAAATTACCGGATATGGCTATGATGAACTGATTGGAAAAAACTCGCGAATGCTCTATCTGTCGGAGAAGGAGTATCTCAGGGTAGGCTATGAAAAACACCGGCAGATTGCAGAGCATGGAACCTGCATGCTCGAGTCTCAATGGAAACGAAAAGACGGGACTGTTTGTGATGTGTTGCTTTCAGCAACGCCGTTAAGCCCGAAGAGCCTGGTTGCTGGAATTACTTTTACAGCGCTTGATATTACGGACCGAAAGCGGGCAGAGGATGCTCTTCGGCAATCGATACATGAACTGAAGATGCATGTAGAGCAGTCGCCTCTGGCGATTGTTCGTTGGGACCTGAATTTTCTGGCAGTCGAGTGGAACAGGGCGGCCGAGCGGATTTTCGGGTTCAGTCGACGGGAGGCAATCGGGCAGCACGGTACTTTTATCATTCCAGAGAATGCAAGAACCCAGGTAGATGTGGTTTGGAACCAATTGCTGCTTAACAGTGGTGGAACTCGCAATACGAATGAAAATATAACGAAAGATGGGCGGGTTATTTTATGTGAATGGTACAACGTTCCGTTGCTCGATGATACCGGCAAGGTGTTCGGGGTTGCATCGCAGGTGATGGATGTGACTGAGCGCCGGAAAATTGAGGAAGAGTGGGATCAGTTAATGTTGGCGATTGAGCAGTCGGCCGAAATGGTTGTGATTACTGATGCCGATGCGAACATACAGTATGTCAACCGGGCGTTTGAAAAAGTGACCGGTTATCGGCGTGACGAGGTGATTGGTAAAAATCCCCGCCTGCTTCAGAGTGGAAAACAGTCCGCATTGTTCTACAGAAAAATGTGGAAAATCCTGTCCTCAGGAGATCCTTGGTCCGGTCAGTTGGTGAACAGGAAGAAAAACGGGACGATTTATACCGAAGATGCAACGATTTCTGCGGTTTGTGCAGAGGACGGAACGGTCATTAATTATGTGGCAGTTAAACGGGATGTGACACATGAACTGGATCTCGAAGATCAGCTCCGCCAGGCTCAAAAAATGGAAGCGGTCGGTCAGATGGCCGGTGGTATTGCTCACGATTTCAACAATCTGCTGCAGGTGATCGGTGGATATGCCGAGCTTTCCCTGATGGGAGTGGATGAGACCAACCCCTGCTGGACTGCTTTAAATGAAATTCAGGATGCATCTACGCGTGGTAAGTCGCTCGTCAGTCAGCTGCTGGCTTTCAGCCGCCGGCAGGTGATTCATCCGGTTGATTTGAACCTGAATGTCGTGATTGAACGTCTGCTGCAGATGATTCGCGGGCTGATAGGCGAGCACATAAGCCTGGATTTTATTGCCGGGCATAATCTGGGCACCATTCATGCAGACCATGGGCTGATTGAACAGGTTCTGATGAACCTTTGTGTGAATGCGCGTGACGCGATGCCGGATGGCGGCAAGATCATCGTGGAAACAGAAAATGTTCTGATTGATGGGGATTATGCCAACACTCACGCATGGGCGTCCCCCGGCCGTTACGTTCTTCTAAGCGTGACCGATAACGGTTCCGGCATGGATTCGCGGACCGTGGAGCATATCTTTGAGCCGTTTTTTACCACAAAAGAAGTCGGCAAGGGAACCGGGCTGGGCTTATCAACGGTCTTTGGTATCGTTAAACAACACGAAGGTCATGTGACCGTGTACAGCGAACTCGAGAAGGGGACGGTTTTTAAAATATACCTGCCGATTGTCGGACGCAAGGCGACTGAAATCAGCCGTGAAGTTCCGGGTCCGGTTTTTGGCGGGACAGAAACCATATTGATTGCTGAAGACGATGAAACGGTGTTGAAGCTGGCCGAACACTTGCTGATGGATGCTGGCTACACGGTGCTGACGGCCTGTGACGGAGAGGAAGCGATTCGGGTGTTTGAAGAGCATGCTGATGAAATTGATGCCGTGATGTTTGATGTGGTTATGCCACGTCTGGGCGGCAAGCAGGCGCTGGAGCGGATCCTGGAATTACGACCCGGCCTGCCGCATCTGTTTGCCAGCGGTTACAGCGAAAATGCAGTCCACACCAACTTCATTCAAAAACGCGGGTTGCATCTCCTCAGTAAGCCGTATCAAACCGAAACGCTTCTGCGGAAAATCCGCGAAGTGCTCGATGAGGAAAAATCCTGA
- a CDS encoding DUF1573 domain-containing protein → MGFKIRYSILVVLLFAVFPNIGKAVDGYRLVCDKPVFDFGTVGQSAVITNVFTIRNEGDLTFPVKYVRTSCGCTKGQVDKRMIGPGETARVSVVYTAARRKGPQKKNIWIMAMNSPEPALVLTITGLVKVP, encoded by the coding sequence GTGGGTTTCAAAATTCGATATTCAATATTGGTTGTTTTGCTTTTCGCCGTTTTTCCAAACATTGGAAAAGCGGTGGATGGATACAGGCTGGTTTGTGATAAGCCGGTTTTTGATTTCGGCACAGTGGGCCAGAGTGCGGTGATCACCAATGTTTTCACGATTCGCAACGAAGGCGACCTGACTTTTCCGGTCAAATACGTTCGGACTTCCTGCGGGTGCACGAAAGGTCAGGTCGATAAGCGGATGATCGGTCCCGGGGAAACCGCCCGGGTGTCGGTGGTCTATACCGCGGCACGCCGCAAGGGTCCCCAGAAAAAGAATATCTGGATTATGGCAATGAATTCTCCCGAACCCGCCCTGGTGCTGACCATAACGGGGCTTGTGAAAGTCCCCTGA
- a CDS encoding thioredoxin family protein codes for MSLTPSTMMELGTSAPDFALPDVGSGQTVSLHEFSEKKAMLVVFMCAHCPFVKLVESELSAIGREFQGRGLGMVAISANDAEHYPDDAPAFLQEQAERLGFTFPYLYDESQETAKAYRAACTPDIYLFDAERKLVYRGQIDDARPGNDKPVTGKNLRAAIESVLIGQPVTEDQLPATGCNIKWKPGNEPGYFG; via the coding sequence ATGAGCCTGACACCATCCACCATGATGGAACTGGGAACAAGCGCTCCTGACTTTGCGCTGCCGGATGTCGGTTCCGGTCAAACCGTATCCCTTCATGAGTTTTCAGAAAAAAAAGCCATGCTTGTGGTTTTTATGTGCGCACACTGTCCGTTCGTCAAACTGGTTGAGTCAGAGCTGTCAGCGATCGGTCGCGAATTTCAGGGACGGGGACTTGGCATGGTGGCCATCAGCGCCAATGATGCGGAGCACTACCCGGATGACGCACCCGCTTTTCTTCAGGAACAGGCAGAGCGACTCGGCTTCACGTTCCCGTACCTCTATGACGAATCTCAGGAGACAGCCAAAGCCTACCGCGCCGCGTGCACTCCGGACATCTACCTGTTCGATGCTGAACGCAAACTGGTTTATCGCGGACAAATCGACGACGCCCGCCCCGGCAACGACAAACCGGTGACCGGAAAAAACCTGCGAGCGGCAATTGAATCGGTCCTGATCGGACAACCGGTTACAGAAGATCAGCTTCCCGCGACCGGATGCAATATTAAATGGAAGCCCGGCAACGAACCTGGCTATTTCGGGTGA
- the trpB gene encoding tryptophan synthase subunit beta, with amino-acid sequence MKATQPDRYGHFGAYGGMFVPETLMQPLNELTEVYKEARKDPEFKKELEYYLREYVGRPTSLYFAERMTNELGGPKIYLKREDLCHTGAHKINNSMGQILLAKRMGKTRIIAETGAGQHGVATATVAAMFGMECVVYMGKVDMERQALNVFRMESLGAKVVAVTAGQQTLKEAVNEAMRDWVSNVRNTHYILGSALGSHPYPMMVRDFQSVIGKEARKQILKAEGRLPTALVACVGGGSNSIGLFHPFIKDEGVRMIGVEAGGHGIASGEHAARFADGKIGILQGTQSYVLQDDDGQIRLTHSISAGLDYATVGPEHALLHDLKRAEYTSVDDIEAVVDGFDKLARWEGILPALESSHAVAWVVNNAKEFTKDDLLIINLSGRGDKDVQQIAEWKAQRDAAQH; translated from the coding sequence ATGAAAGCAACTCAACCTGACAGATACGGACACTTCGGCGCCTATGGTGGAATGTTTGTGCCCGAAACGCTAATGCAGCCGCTTAATGAGCTGACAGAGGTTTATAAGGAGGCGCGCAAGGACCCTGAGTTCAAAAAGGAGCTTGAATATTATTTGCGCGAGTATGTCGGACGCCCAACCTCGCTTTATTTTGCCGAACGCATGACCAACGAGCTCGGCGGACCGAAAATTTATCTCAAGCGCGAAGATCTCTGCCATACCGGTGCGCATAAAATCAATAACTCGATGGGCCAGATCCTGCTCGCCAAGCGCATGGGGAAAACCCGTATTATTGCGGAGACCGGCGCGGGACAGCACGGCGTAGCCACGGCCACGGTTGCGGCGATGTTCGGCATGGAGTGCGTGGTTTACATGGGCAAGGTGGACATGGAACGTCAGGCGCTCAACGTATTCCGCATGGAAAGCCTCGGCGCCAAAGTCGTCGCCGTGACCGCCGGGCAGCAGACGCTCAAGGAAGCGGTTAATGAGGCGATGCGCGACTGGGTTTCCAATGTTCGGAACACGCACTACATCCTCGGTTCCGCGCTCGGTTCGCATCCATACCCGATGATGGTGCGCGACTTCCAGAGTGTAATCGGGAAAGAAGCCCGCAAACAGATTCTGAAAGCGGAAGGCCGGCTGCCGACTGCACTGGTCGCCTGTGTGGGCGGCGGAAGCAACTCGATCGGCCTGTTTCATCCGTTTATTAAGGACGAAGGTGTCCGTATGATCGGCGTGGAAGCCGGTGGGCACGGCATCGCCAGCGGCGAGCACGCTGCGCGTTTCGCTGACGGCAAGATCGGTATTCTGCAGGGAACGCAGAGCTATGTGCTGCAGGACGACGATGGCCAGATCCGTTTGACGCACTCCATCAGCGCCGGACTTGACTACGCCACCGTCGGTCCTGAGCACGCGTTGCTTCATGATCTCAAGCGCGCCGAGTACACATCCGTTGACGACATCGAGGCGGTGGTGGATGGCTTTGACAAACTTGCGCGGTGGGAAGGCATCCTGCCGGCGCTCGAAAGTTCGCATGCGGTTGCGTGGGTGGTGAATAACGCGAAGGAGTTTACCAAGGACGACCTGCTCATCATCAACCTTTCCGGTCGTGGCGATAAGGACGTGCAGCAGATTGCGGAATGGAAGGCTCAGCGCGATGCCGCACAGCATTGA
- a CDS encoding LysM peptidoglycan-binding domain-containing protein, giving the protein MYKAAFFALASTLLFSGCVTYQSPAVRTQQTEDQLIQQENQRRIAGRIETLEMEINRISSELDALRRHVDSRYATLERKTEADKREMITRLSSQMEKLIKQAAPAAPSYSGGAAGATGYEHVVQRGETLSAIAKAYNVTAKAIIEANKIKNPNRLSVGQKLFIPE; this is encoded by the coding sequence ATGTATAAAGCCGCTTTTTTCGCCCTGGCATCCACCCTTCTTTTCAGTGGATGCGTGACCTATCAGTCTCCAGCAGTGCGCACCCAGCAGACTGAGGATCAGCTGATTCAGCAGGAAAACCAGCGTCGCATAGCCGGACGAATTGAAACCCTTGAGATGGAAATCAACCGCATCAGCAGCGAACTGGATGCTCTGCGCCGGCATGTTGACAGCCGATACGCGACCCTGGAGCGCAAAACAGAAGCAGATAAACGTGAAATGATTACCCGGCTCTCCTCACAAATGGAAAAGCTGATTAAACAGGCCGCGCCGGCTGCCCCGTCCTATTCCGGCGGTGCTGCCGGAGCAACCGGATATGAACATGTTGTTCAGCGAGGCGAGACTCTTTCCGCAATTGCCAAAGCGTACAACGTGACGGCAAAAGCCATTATTGAGGCGAACAAAATCAAAAACCCCAACCGCCTGTCGGTCGGCCAGAAGCTGTTTATTCCGGAATAA
- a CDS encoding YicC/YloC family endoribonuclease — translation MALKSMTGFGADSATADGIQVSVELSSVNRKQLDVSVRLPSSLSGQEAGVQKIVKETVSRGRLTGAVQVESSAANGSIQLDFQNAQAAVTQLRSAAKQLKLEGDLRTGDLLRIPNLFQSAEAGSDSADLFQTLEKALRAALKKLDAMRLREGKALESDFRARLKTLEAILAEIRKFAPQVVSRYRKKLVQGLEKCGIENLEKDERVLREIALFGEKADISEEITRLKSHIQQFRKIMRSPEPAGRPLDFLSQELFREINTIGSKANDLEITEQVVAFKTELERIREQIQNVE, via the coding sequence ATGGCACTTAAAAGTATGACGGGTTTTGGCGCGGACAGCGCAACGGCGGATGGCATTCAGGTTTCTGTAGAGCTCAGCAGCGTGAACCGTAAGCAGCTGGATGTGTCGGTGCGGCTGCCGTCGTCTCTGTCCGGTCAGGAAGCCGGTGTGCAGAAGATCGTGAAAGAGACGGTTTCGCGTGGGCGGTTGACCGGAGCTGTTCAGGTTGAGTCGAGCGCGGCGAATGGCAGCATTCAGCTGGATTTCCAGAACGCACAGGCGGCGGTGACTCAGCTTCGGAGTGCGGCAAAACAGCTGAAGCTGGAGGGCGATCTCCGCACAGGCGATTTGCTGCGGATTCCCAATTTATTTCAAAGTGCAGAGGCCGGGTCTGATTCAGCGGATCTTTTCCAAACTCTGGAAAAAGCGCTGCGAGCCGCCCTGAAAAAGCTCGATGCAATGCGTTTGCGCGAAGGGAAGGCGCTGGAATCTGATTTCCGCGCACGGTTGAAGACGCTGGAAGCGATCCTTGCAGAGATTCGGAAATTTGCGCCGCAGGTGGTTTCCAGATATCGGAAAAAACTTGTCCAGGGTTTGGAAAAGTGCGGCATTGAAAATCTTGAGAAAGATGAGCGGGTTCTGCGTGAGATCGCGCTGTTTGGCGAAAAGGCGGATATTTCGGAAGAGATTACGAGGCTGAAAAGCCATATCCAGCAGTTCCGGAAGATCATGCGCTCGCCGGAACCGGCGGGCCGGCCGCTTGATTTTCTTTCGCAGGAGCTTTTTCGCGAAATCAATACAATTGGTTCGAAGGCCAATGACCTGGAAATTACAGAGCAGGTGGTGGCGTTTAAAACGGAGTTGGAACGTATTCGCGAACAGATCCAGAATGTCGAATAG
- the ruvB gene encoding Holliday junction branch migration DNA helicase RuvB: MEHTVTTLNRPDQDFDIRLRPSRFSDFTGQEKIKERLELFVEAAKARGDVLDHALLSGPPGLGKTTLAYIIADSMESNIKCTSGPVIDKPGDLAGLLTSLERGDVLFIDEIHRMQKTVEEYLYSAMEDFVIDIVIDQGPNARSVRLNIEPFTLIGATTRSGLLSAPMRSRFGLLNRLDYYDAETLKKIVERSARILNVDIEPDGALEIARRSRGTPRIANNLLRRSRDYAQVKADNIITEDVASRALALLDIDDSGLDEMDKRILQTMIEKFGGGPVGISSMAVSVGEEPGTIEEVYEPYLIQEGFLQRTPQGRVVLPRGFGLFGLKPGNTQQELL; this comes from the coding sequence ATGGAACACACAGTTACAACATTAAACAGGCCCGATCAGGACTTCGACATCAGGTTGCGTCCGTCGCGGTTTTCTGATTTTACCGGACAGGAAAAAATCAAGGAGCGGCTCGAGCTGTTTGTCGAGGCAGCCAAAGCGCGCGGCGATGTGCTCGATCATGCGCTGCTTTCCGGTCCGCCGGGCCTTGGTAAAACCACGCTGGCCTACATTATTGCCGATTCCATGGAGTCGAACATTAAATGCACTTCCGGTCCCGTTATCGACAAGCCGGGCGATCTGGCCGGATTGCTGACCAGCCTCGAGCGGGGCGATGTGCTGTTTATCGACGAAATCCATCGCATGCAGAAAACAGTCGAGGAATATCTTTATTCCGCGATGGAGGATTTCGTAATCGATATTGTCATCGACCAGGGTCCCAATGCCCGCTCCGTGCGGCTCAACATTGAACCGTTCACGCTGATCGGCGCAACCACCCGCAGCGGATTGCTCTCTGCGCCGATGCGGTCTCGTTTCGGGCTGCTCAACCGGCTCGATTATTATGATGCGGAAACTCTCAAAAAAATTGTAGAGCGTTCCGCCCGCATCCTGAACGTCGATATTGAACCGGATGGGGCTTTGGAGATTGCCCGTCGTTCGCGCGGCACGCCGCGTATTGCCAATAATCTGCTGCGCCGTTCCCGCGATTATGCGCAGGTCAAAGCGGATAACATCATTACTGAAGACGTCGCTTCCAGAGCGCTGGCTCTGCTGGACATTGACGACAGCGGCCTCGACGAAATGGATAAGCGAATCCTTCAAACGATGATCGAGAAATTCGGCGGCGGTCCGGTCGGCATCAGCTCGATGGCGGTCTCGGTTGGTGAAGAACCCGGCACCATTGAGGAGGTGTACGAACCGTACCTTATTCAGGAGGGATTTCTTCAGCGCACGCCGCAGGGCCGCGTCGTCCTTCCGCGCGGATTTGGTCTTTTCGGCCTCAAACCCGGAAACACTCAGCAGGAGCTTTTGTAA
- the ruvA gene encoding Holliday junction branch migration protein RuvA yields MITFLDGILEEKQPGRVVVNVGGVGYEVAVPLSSFDRLPPEGEKARVLIYHHITDASQALFGFSSDEERRMFTLLLGVNGIGPKIAVSALSGLSVRELKTALVESDVKRISSISGIGKKTAERVIVELRDKFSAGETLEALSGADDEPGDSRLRDAALALVSLGYKQDDARKMIKKVAGDANASVEDLIRMALTGK; encoded by the coding sequence ATGATTACTTTTTTAGACGGCATCCTTGAAGAAAAGCAGCCCGGCCGCGTCGTGGTGAACGTCGGCGGCGTCGGTTACGAAGTGGCTGTGCCGCTCAGCAGTTTCGACCGCCTGCCGCCGGAAGGTGAAAAAGCACGGGTTTTGATCTATCATCACATCACCGATGCTTCGCAGGCGTTGTTTGGATTTTCTTCCGACGAAGAGCGCCGAATGTTCACGCTGCTGCTGGGGGTGAACGGGATCGGGCCGAAAATCGCGGTTAGCGCACTTTCCGGCCTTTCAGTGCGTGAACTGAAAACGGCACTGGTCGAAAGCGACGTAAAACGCATCTCCTCCATCTCCGGGATCGGCAAAAAAACGGCCGAGCGGGTTATTGTGGAGCTGCGCGATAAATTCAGTGCCGGAGAAACACTCGAGGCACTTTCCGGAGCGGATGATGAACCGGGCGACAGCCGCCTGCGCGACGCCGCACTCGCGCTTGTATCCCTTGGTTATAAACAGGACGATGCCCGAAAAATGATTAAAAAGGTCGCTGGCGATGCAAACGCTTCTGTAGAAGATTTAATTCGCATGGCTCTAACAGGGAAGTGA
- a CDS encoding alpha/beta hydrolase, with product MPHSIESISSELLQAEVPFAVVLPEGDGPFPVLYDLHGLLSDEGPFDPSPTGREYFERQPFRKLQSIADESGTAIVRVNGGRGWYLDSPRIEKSQYQSHIVDELIPQVESVFPMVGKKDARGISGHSMGGMGAVNFLCRYPELFSVGAIHCSSLRFMPGDHVGSFIEDLMSDDELRAAFPDDFLQELIRNDLKLRITVGESDKERILRENRELHRFLLQCNQLHYYEETPGGHEYIPHGLNAVIWAAQQLGDQAHGT from the coding sequence ATGCCGCACAGCATTGAAAGCATTTCGAGTGAGCTGCTTCAGGCAGAGGTCCCCTTTGCGGTGGTTCTGCCGGAAGGAGACGGCCCGTTTCCGGTGCTCTACGACCTGCACGGACTGCTGAGTGATGAAGGACCGTTTGATCCCAGTCCGACGGGGCGCGAATATTTTGAACGGCAGCCGTTTCGTAAGCTGCAGAGCATTGCTGATGAGTCCGGCACGGCGATTGTACGGGTGAACGGCGGACGCGGGTGGTATCTCGACAGCCCGCGTATTGAAAAGTCTCAATATCAGTCGCATATCGTTGACGAACTGATTCCGCAGGTGGAATCGGTTTTTCCAATGGTTGGAAAAAAAGACGCACGCGGAATTTCCGGGCACAGCATGGGAGGAATGGGCGCGGTGAATTTTCTCTGCCGTTATCCGGAGCTGTTCAGTGTGGGTGCGATCCATTGCTCGTCGCTGCGCTTTATGCCGGGCGATCATGTCGGCAGCTTTATCGAAGATCTGATGAGCGACGACGAGCTGCGCGCGGCGTTTCCCGACGATTTTCTGCAGGAACTGATCCGCAATGATTTAAAGTTGCGCATTACCGTTGGTGAGAGCGATAAAGAGCGCATTCTGCGTGAAAACCGTGAGTTGCACCGTTTTCTGCTTCAGTGCAATCAGCTCCATTATTATGAGGAAACGCCCGGCGGGCACGAATATATTCCGCACGGACTCAATGCCGTTATCTGGGCGGCACAGCAACTGGGAGATCAGGCACATGGCACTTAA